GTAAATTTCGTAAGGACTCTTTCACGTTTGCTGCTCAAATTGCTAACAATCCTAAAACAATACTACAAATAACCACAGAAACACATGGGCCAGTCCCATTATAAGAGCAACAATATGTGTGCTGATTCATGAACCTTCTTCTATGGATTGTAGCTTAAATTTGCTCCAACAAAAAGGCCAATAGTGGACCATGAACCGACAGTAACACCCCTCGTGATCGTCCATAGTGACGCAATTGTCAGGACTTTATGCATCCCATGCGCTCCTTGTCATGAAAGTTATTACACATGACTTCATGACGCTGCCAATGGCAGACTGAACCATAAGACTTTGTCTCAGCTGTCTAACCGAGCATAGAACGGATCCATGAAACAGGCCCAGAAATATAACGAGAAAACCCACCAGCAAGCACACTGGTATTAAGTTCTATAACGATAAAACCACTCATTTTTCATTGAAAAGAAACCACGTGGCAAATGTTAATAACAGGTACTCCAAAAGCTAACAGTAACagaaattattaaacaaaatatttaattagcCAGAACCAACGTAAATTGTTGATGTCCATGATTTAAAAAACCTCCAAGTTTCTTCTTGGAAATGGCATAACTTGAATGACATCTTATTAATTTCCTACTAGATGGCTGAAGTTCCTACAAGATATCCACTCCCTACAACCTCCGCAAATTAACTCTTGCACTCAAATGTGCTGATACAACAGCCCTTTCAAGTACCTGCAATGACATGgcgaaaagaaaataaaatgcataaGAAATAGGATCACATACACCAAGTGATTTGAAAAATGTAGCAACTTCTTCTACAACACCCAAACATAATATATTACTTGTTCCCCAAATGAAAGCTGATTGGGGATGGAATGAGAATCCACAAGAATAACCTTGACACAAAATTTCCCTCCAAGCAAAACCTGCTCAATATGTAatcaaaacccaacaaaaagaaGCAGAAGTCTTTTGCACCCGAATTTCAATAAGTGCACGGATTACAGAATAAAATTGTAGACATTTATTCAAGTTAAATGCGGCTATTTCTGGTTACAAATAAAAGATCAAATTAGCACCCACGGTTCAAAAGCTTGTCAAACATAAGCATTTTCAGATGGTCACACTGAACATGTTCACCTGACACTGCACGATCAGAGAAATATCCTAACTAAGGACGAGCTGGTAGTTGAAGAGCTATTTCTTCCCCCTTCTTCCCCATTCTCAACTACGACGTGCATAAACCTAATTTCCTAAATACAAATAAGAAGGAAAGAACAAAAGAGAGCTGCAATCAGATCCAACTAGATTTCAATCGAACAAGAATGTATCATTTTCAAGCACTAGCAAAATTCCAGGAGTGGGCCATGGTATCAAGCAATATCAGAAAAGCTTATGCTTTCTCCTCCCAAATGGAAGAAAACTTTAACCACCTGCCCTAGAAATTTCATATGGTCTCTTAGAATCtgatgtatttcttttttttgataagtagaatcTGATGTATTTCTAGCTGGACGCAACTTCATTACCAAAAGACCCATAGCTTGTATCCATAGAACATATTAAATGAGCGACAAGTAAATCGGACCTGGATCCTGTGGGAAATGTTGATCATGTGAATGGGTTGACTGGTATTTTGGGTTGTGGGGTTTCCtctttgcctttgaagtatcttggtttACCTTGGGGGCCTCCTATAAGCCCAAACATATTTGGGACGGTGTTATTGAAACGATAGAGCATCGGTTGgcttggaaaatgatgtacttgTCTATGGGTGGTAGAGTGACCCTTATTGAGAGCAAACTTTCCAACATGCCTATGTAGTATGTACTTCAGGTCCCTCTTTCCTCCCCCTGTGAGTGTTGCAAACCCTAATTAGAAGCTTCAATGTAATTTCTTATAGGTTGGGCTAGGCGAAGAGTTTAAATATCACCTAGTTAGATGATCCAAGGTTTGTTCGTGGATCTTTGAGGGGGGGTTGGGGGTTATGAACTTGTTGATGTTCAACCGTGCTCTTTTAGGAAAATGGTTGTCATGCTatatgcatgagagagaggcttagtGGAGAGTGATGATGGACTCTAAATATGGCAGTTTTTGGGGAGGGTAGTGTTCTAATGAGCCTCTTTAGGTgtttggggtggggttatggaagaatatatgtatttttttttttgataagtaaaagtaatattattaaaaaacgcaaagcacAATCAAGTACatagagtatacaagagaagcgactaagaagaagaagaaaaaagaacaagaaaattattaaaactaaCACTAAAGGAGCTAGGAACGCAGTAGTCcaagagaacaaagaaaagaagaagaaagtaatgAACTCATCAATCATCCTTTCCTTGTCCTCGAAATGTCTATCATTTTAATCCCTCCaaaagcaccacaaaaggcaagaaggaaccatcttccacacaacagcacTCCGAGAACGACCACCCGTCCAAAaacaagcgaataaatctaccacctgAAGACACATAACGCAAGACAAACTGAAGCAACTAAATATAGCATTCCATAGAGCGCGTGCaccctcacaatggagaagaaggtgatctaCAGATTTCCgattcattttgcacatacaacatctatcaatcacaatgacaagACGTCCAAGGTAAGGTAAACTTCCCACTCTAATGGAATGCAACAAGGTGAAGAAGGAAGCCACgacgtccacctcccagtcgtgggctGCTCGAATAAAGCTAACACCCCACTGAAAAGAACCACTCTTCGAAACCAAATGAGCTGCAACGAGCGCATCCTTGTCAGGAGCTATGccatacaaaactgggaaagcttccttgaggggcaTCCTTGTCATGAGCTATGCGCAtctatggaagaatattaggaggggttggagGAAGTTTTCAAGTCATACCAAATTTGAGTTGAAAAATGGCTCCAAGATTAGATTCTGACATTATCTATGGTGTGGGAATATAGCCCTTAAAGAGACATTTGGTATTGCTTGCGCAAAGGATGCTTCTATTACAACCCATTGggagctttttttttattccaataAGTGGAACATGAGCTTTACTAAAGCGGCTCATGATtgagaggtggatgtctttgcctcaATGATGTTCTCTTCAACTAGGGAAAATGATAGGTGGAGGACAAACATCCGTCCCCCATCaccctcttttgttttttttaatcaaaaaaaatataaatttatcctttgatgtgacatcaaaggactaattttgattttttttgctttaaaaatgaaaaagggggTGATGGGGGACGGTTGTTTGTCCCCCATGTAACACTGCTCTTCAACTAGAGTGAGGCggaaaagtgaaaataagatGTGATGGTCCCCTCCAAAAGAGGGGTTGTTTGAGGATAGATCCTTCTATAGTGCCTTGGCCTATAGAGAAGGCTTCCGCTTCCCTTGGAATAGTTTTTGGCGGACTAAGGTTCCTTTGAGGGTGACCTTCTTCGCTTGGTTGGCAGCTCAAAGAAGAATCTTTACCATGGACAATCTCAAGAAGCAAAACGTCATTGTGGTTAATAGGTTTTGCATGTTTAAAAGGAATGAGGAGAccgtggatcatcttcttctctattgtgaggttgcttatGTAATATGGAATGTTTTTTCCAATCGATTTAGGCTATCTTGGGTAATGCCTAGACAACACTCGGAGTGTTGATGTGTGGAAGATAATGCTTTTGTGCCTTTTATGGTGTCTATGAAGGGAAATGAATAATAGAAGTATTGGGGACCGTGAGAGGACATTCCTTTTATAGTGTCTATGAAGGGAAATGAATAATAGAAGTATTGGGGACCGTGAGAGGacattggaggagattaagtcCTTCTAGCTAGGGTTTTCTcctattacttataaaataaaaaattaggtgttttcttttgtatatttcctgtgtacctgggggcgccttatgcttttaaatATATctcgattatatatatatatataagttaatcgGATTTTGATTATCACTCTTTATAAACATATTTCAATCTATAACATTTGGCAGACAACTAACATATAAATAAGGATGGATAATTAGATCCTCCCTCTTACAAATTTATTACATAAATAAAGAAGAGGCTAGACTAGAGCCTCCTTTTTGTGTTAAAGAGCCATTCACTGCCGCCTCCAAATTATGGTAATTAGCATATTGAAAAAACTTAGCATGCAATGAAGATCCAAAAACCAaagaattaattatatataaaataaaactataaaaataaaaatatgcaccAAATGACTCTTTTTAAGTCTTAATGCATAGTGATATTTTTTGGGGGGAAGGGGGTGGGGGGTTGAAATGGCAGCTAAATTGGTCAACATAATACCCTTGTTATAatcttcaaaaagaaaagaggttcGCTTTGCTATGGTAAATggtaattaaccaaaaaaactCTCCAATCATTTCTAAGGCTTTACATTATCCATTAActcatacaaaataaaaaaatttaccacacttatgttttggaaagaaaggTTTAAAAAGATAACCTACAGTGCAGCATCATCCTCCCCGCCCTGTGGATGATCGAGAGTCCTCATGCATCACCCGTCTTTTCCATTCCACCCTATCAATCCCAATCCCAAGTCCTTTTCATCAACCAAACTTAAAAGGCTAACAAACTCCTACCAAGCCCTCATCTATCAACCAAACAGAACTGTAACCAGATTTTTTAAAGTGTCAAAACATTTAATGTTCTCTAGGGCATTAGTGGATCTAACAACAAAATGAGGAAAAAACAACTGTTTTCATTTTTGTCACGTATCCTAGAAATAGCAAGACTCACAAAGAGACTACTAGCGATCCTGACAAGTACGACGGAAGGTACCATGAGACAGCTCACAGAAAGCCCGCACGTTGGCAGCAAGGTGAGATGTGAGGCCTGTGGCCAATGTGAGTGGCAGAAATGATTGTGTGCATCCCAATTCTCCCAAGTTCCTACAGGAAACACAAGAAAACCAGTTAATCTCAGCAGAACAATCATTTAACATCTAATAATATAGAAAAGGCGAGAAAGGAAAACCTTTTGATCCCTTTATTTGCTACAATAATAATGATTTGCCATTACTATTTGTGTCCCAAGAAAGCAAATGTccatcaaattatttatttatttattattattattattattattttaaaaatgacataGTAAAACAAAAATAGGTTCATAAAAACTACAGTTAACAACCTTCAAAAAACGATCTCTAGTTGATTTGggtaaaaaaatggaaatggaaacAAAACTGAACCACAAAAATTTCAGAACTTTAGACGGgcacaaaaacaaaagatagCACACAATATGGACTATTTTCACTTCTCTCCATTATCTCAGCAACCAATCGTGGAGTAAAGCACTACTTGGAAATGGCAAGCAATTAATTGATAATAACTACAATATTCATAAATCAAAGATCCATACAAATGTAATtgctaaaaataaacaaatgccATTGCAAATTTGCAAATTCGAACTTTACATTTCCTTTATCgtcctctcttttttctcaCAACACAGGCAATGGTTGAAATTCCATCTCTGTCCCATATCTCACATAGCCGATATCCAACCAACATGAATGAATAAATACCGATAAACAAAATAAAGcatataaaaattcaaaattttctcatgtttttttttttctatcattttccCGGAAACCAAACAGGGAGGAGAAGAGGTTAGGTTTTGGGGGACCTGGGGACAGCAGCGAAGGGGAGGCGGCGGCGGGACTGCACGCGCGGAGCGGCGAGTGACGGCAGGCGGGTGCGGGGGAGAGGCCGCGACGAGCGGAGCGACGAAGCCCTGGCGGTCGAGATTAGCGACCGAGACAGCGATCCTGAGCGCAAAGCCATTTCTCTCTGTTTCTGACTCAGAGAAAAGAGGGAGGCGCGAGGGGTTTTCGAGGGTTtaagggtttgtgttggttttgcTTTGTGCTTAGCGTGTGATGTGAGGTGGATGATACGGTGCTGCGAAGGAGGCTAGGAGCAGAGATTTACAGGTATtcctatttttcaaaaaaaattgattattatttttttaaattaaatatttaaaattttattacatcaatatttatcacttttaaaatattataaattataaacaaTATTGATATTAGCAAAAATGATGAATACTGATATAAAACAATAACCCAATCAAAAACAAtcgttggaatttttttttaaaataaaaaaaaataaatttaagtgaTTGAATATCTTAAGAATTCTTGAAGATTCTAATCCAGCAGCAATGTAGAGTTAGACAATCAAatacatttaatttatattaatgaTAATACACGACCGATCACATATTATTTTTAGTATTATCAATGAGTTTTAACTCAATTTGTACTGGTTACTGgtacttcttttctttatagTAAGGTGTAGGGTAAGATCGTAGGCTCATGTTCCACGTATGCCTATCTAAacaaagaaattatatataccACATGCAGAAACCATTTGGGTTCCATCTACCCTCAATAAGTTTTAGATTCCATCTTCTTTGGGCTAAATGAAATTTGGGTTAGGGTAGGGTTGGATAGTCGGTGAAGGGCTTGAGTTGTCGTCCCGTGAAGCCAAAATTTTTGTTCACAGGGCCTGACAGGGGACAAGATTAAAGGATAGAGTTATACTTCATACATTACATGCTTAATGGTCGCTGGCAATCCAAATCAGAGTAGGAAGTTAAGTTATATACAGGGTTAAATACACTTTtagttttgagttttaaaaattttattttttagctctTAGAATTTCAATTCGCCTCATGGATGAcacttcaattttgaaaaatgaccgAATTAatacctcagtcaagttttccatcaaaaaaactaacggctcgtcacgtgtcaacctctgacactatataaaaaaaaaaaatctttaaaaattaataaaataaacaatttttttgaaaaaaaaaaagaaaaaagaaaaaagaaaaaaccacccaccttggccaccatggggatggccgggccacccccaaaggcaaaAAAggatcttgaatttttttatttttattgttttattgttttttgtcaaggggcctttttttttcaattttttaatatttttaattttaatatcttttaattaatttttaaagatttttaatttttaatttttttatatagtgtcacgtgtcgacctcagaggttgacacgtgacaaaccgttagtttttggacggaaaacttaactgaattactaatttggtatttttttcaaaattaaagtatcatctgtgatgcaaattgaaactcatggACTAAAATATAAGTTGTCAAAACTTAGGgactaaaaatgtgtttaacccaTTATATATATCAGCAGCAAGAAGCATAACTTATTTGCTTTCCTTTCTTTCCTGGATCTTCTTCCCATACTAACTAAAGATATGTTACATGTTCTTCACAAAATAAGGTGATAGCAGCAGTATTAATGATTCACATAACATTGCAAGAAACTAACTATAACACACAAGATATATAATTACCTCAGAAGATCCTAACTTTTGAAAGAGGCCCAAAAAAGACGAAagatttattagaaaaatatgagCAATGTTCCTAAAATATAATTGATATTAACATTCAAGGAAAAGCTGCTTCTTTCAGAGAGCATGTCTTCACACATTTTAGCTGTGCATTGAATGTGTAGATTATGCCAGATAATATGTTTGCTGTGACTATCGTTCCTCGGTAGTGTAATCTTTTTAGAGAATTGAGGTCCTTCGACCAGAGACCGACTTCATGAAGATCGCCTTCTTCCCAGCAGATGCTGACTGTTACCCCACCACGCGCCTTCAATCCTTTCACACAACCATTAGCCCATTTGTCCCGGGGAAGAGCAGGAAGGAAATACAGGTCATTTATGGTGCTCTGGACAAGCATTTCTGAAACTGCTGCTATGAAACTGAAATCAAAATATTGTTAATACCTTTGTCAATCACCAACATTTATTACTTCCAAGGCAATATTTGTTTGCAAGAAGGTTTGAAAGAAAGACTGAAGTCGAAATATGTTGCTTGGTCACAATCAGAGATGCAATAATTTACACTTGGCACTTCCTGTTTGACCCCTAAAATAATTCCTAATCAAAATTATCTTTCCcatatatcttcttttttcttttctttttttataagtaataaaagttttattaaaaaagtgttaAGGGGCCCCTATTCCCATATATCTTACTGAATAACTTAACAGTTTTGTTTTATACAACTAAAACATGAACAAGAAACTTAAATAAGGGATTCTTTTAGGCACATTAATGGCAACTGGGGTGTAATTAATGCCAATTGCTGTGAATAGATTACTTACCCAAAGTTGGCATCAATCTGGAAAGGAGGGTGTGCTGCGAATAGATTACTGTATAGTCCTCCTTCAAATGGTTCCTCATTATCCGGATCCACCAGGTTGATCAACTTCTTGACCATCCGATATGCATGCTCACTGTTGTGGAGACGGGCCCACAAAGAAGCTTTCCATGTAGTCGACCATCCTGGACCATCCTCTCCTGTTCGAAATGGtcaaaatgtaagaaaaacaaCTCTATATGACATTGCTCCTAACAATCATACATGTTGAAGTCCACAAAGCTACTCCAGAATTCAGGCTGCATAAGTTAACCAGTTGATTCGTGATGGTGTTTACTAAAAACCATGGTAGCGCACATAACATGATATCTAGTCCTCCatacaaattcaaattctaaaggaaaaagttgtAATCATAATAGGCCTCCTTCCCACATTCTGTGTAACATATATGTCTATGTATTTTTGGGTGTGGGTACAAACAAGAAATTTGCATTTTAGAGTGACTGTAGTTTGATTTACAACTTTTATTGGTGCTAACGGATAACATTTTGATTGTATAATTATTCTTCCTTTTAGGAAACTTGGTTATTCGAGACACCCATgagattttagttttttcaaccTTATCCCCTGTGCCTTTTGAATTTAATGTGTCTCGTCAACTAATTCATTAGCATGGCTTATGGAAAAAAGTCATAATTGTAGTTTTTGCTGTTATTATTAGTACATGTAAAATGAGGGTGTAAAATTTGTTGACCAAGTGATGTACTATTATCGGTTAAGATGTCCTCTGTCAATCTTCTGATGTAGATCCACATGAGTGTATTAACAGAAATAggattcaaaaagaaattaagagatTCCCAAAATAAGAGGTGCAATTAAAAGAAGTTGAGATCTTAGGGGGTGTTAATAGGACCTCAAAATTGGAGGGGTATCCAAATGCCCCAAAACTAGACTGACATAGGAAGACAAAATAAGCAATCTAGTTAGTTcccagaataaatgaataatatgattttttttaaaaagaaaaaaacctcgTTTGTTGAGAGAAATCTCTGCAGCTTCACAGAGATCCGGAGCTTTCTCAACAGTTATTGTGTGCCCAGGAAACAGGCCAAATAGGTGCGAAAGATGTCGATGATGCACATCTGGGTCCTCAAAATCTTGTGCCTGGCTTAACACAGACTGGTTTTCTTAGCCCATTACACAAGCGAACTTCATTACTAACTCCAAAGCAAGACCTTTTGCTAATAATTGACAAGTTTACACTCGAGGTACTCACATACCCATTCCATAATGGAACCATCTCCAGCAATTTTTGTTGGATACAGCCTTGGTAAAGCCAGGCGCACTCTTTGAACAAGATCATCTTCATCTCTCTCCAGAACCTACTGTCAAAAATCAATTAGGAtatggaatatatttttttttttttgataagtaatttaaaattcaatatatGGAATTtatggaatatatttttttttattaggatatggaatatatggaatatatgaaaattaaaaagaggaTTGTTTTGGATGGTATAGAATAAAAGCGTCACCTCAGCTGCAGAAACAACTGCAGCAAAAACTTCTCTTATAATTGCCATGTCCATTGTTGATGAGTAG
The sequence above is drawn from the Alnus glutinosa chromosome 11, dhAlnGlut1.1, whole genome shotgun sequence genome and encodes:
- the LOC133882405 gene encoding uncharacterized protein LOC133882405 isoform X1, with the translated sequence MALRSGSLSRSLISTARASSLRSSRPLPRTRLPSLAAPRVQSRRRLPFAAVPRNLGELGCTQSFLPLTLATGLTSHLAANVRAFCELSHGFAWREILCQGYSCGFSFHPQSAFIWGTST
- the LOC133882405 gene encoding uncharacterized protein LOC133882405 isoform X2; amino-acid sequence: MALRSGSLSRSLISTARASSLRSSRPLPRTRLPSLAAPRVQSRRRLPFAAVPRNLGELGCTQSFLPLTLATGLTSHLAANVRAFCELSHGTFRRTCQDR